In Phycisphaerales bacterium, a single window of DNA contains:
- a CDS encoding helix-turn-helix transcriptional regulator — protein sequence MGRSEYNLDAIRIAALNSGLTDAALAAKTGLHVQTVARILRGDRVRRSSLSAFVRSLKIDPSSVIIRTLQAPPAEQSTAVRGAVHNSRHGRRSA from the coding sequence GTGGGCCGATCGGAATACAACCTCGATGCGATCCGAATTGCGGCGCTCAACAGCGGCCTGACGGACGCGGCCCTTGCGGCGAAGACGGGCCTGCACGTGCAGACCGTCGCCCGCATTCTTCGGGGTGATCGAGTCCGTCGGTCATCACTGTCTGCGTTCGTACGTTCTCTCAAGATCGACCCGTCCTCCGTCATCATTCGCACTCTTCAAGCACCCCCTGCCGAGCAATCAACGGCCGTGCGGGGGGCTGTCCACAACTCGCGCCACGGCCGGAGGTCCGCATGA